From one Aquila chrysaetos chrysaetos chromosome 7, bAquChr1.4, whole genome shotgun sequence genomic stretch:
- the LOC115344170 gene encoding uncharacterized protein LOC115344170 isoform X1: protein MSAPAPPPGRGNGGANAARPSAAGRAPASVSGASRGRRSRPSAAGWAVGSGQSPEAPRLLPSGEAAAPVALLGSPGPHAPAPAWLGSARLREEGGTEHTLNPALSGATDRRWSVIPSVTDTVTVEETAACLNTNSKTASHVFCIGEEDGLMTTFTLTMGANVREKTARTLRSVISRTLAGYCHQLKSPFVKCTVKCYSNVLVSVLNHSDLRFAECCMIWYVQNVIRVSLFNSSLVHQQGSKLERGDSECYRNLTESVFGFILCSAVKLCLALELLIKCKLLSGVSSPSHQYMAVQQLAFFKSKYFEIQGKLIE from the exons ATGTcagcgccggccccgcccccggggAGGGGAAATGGCGGGGCTAACGCCGCCCGCCCGTCAGCAGCCGGCCGGGCGCCGGCCTCGGTCTCGGGGGCGTCCCGGGGTCGGCGGTCTCGTCCCTCAGCCGCGGGGTGGGCAGTAGGGTCTGGACAGAGCCCGGAGGCTCCGCGGCTCCTTCCCTCGGGGGAGGCCGCAGCTCCTGTGGCGTTGCTGGGGTCGCCGGGGCCGCATGCGCCGGCACCGGCctggctcggctcggctcggctccgtGAGGAGG GTGGCACAGAGCACACGCTAAACCCCGCTCTGAGTGGAGCAACGGACCGGCGCTGGAGTGTGATACCTAGCGTGACCGATACCGTCACGGTGGAAGAAACTGCTGCTTGCTTaaatacaaacagcaaaactgcaagTCATGTGTTTTGCATCGGTGAAGAAGATGGTTTAATGACTACGTTCACGCTAACAATGGGAGCTAATGTTCGTGAGAAAACTGCACGTACGCTGCGAAGTGTAATTTCAAGGACATTAGCTGGCTACTGCCATCAATTAAAGAGCCCATTTGTCAAGTGCACTGTTAAATGCTATAGTAATGTGTTGGTATCGGTGTTAAATCATAGCGATTTGAGGTTTGCAGAGTGTTGTATGATATGGTATGTTCAAAATGTTATTAGAGTTTCATTGTTTAACTCCAGTCTGGTACATCAGCAAGGTAGTAAACTGGAAAGAGGAGACTCAGAATGTTACAGAAATCTCACAGAAAGTGtatttggctttattttgtgTTCTGCTGTTAAACTGTGCCTAGCGCTTGAGTTGTTAATCAAGTGCAAATTACTCTCAGGAgtctcttctccttctcatcAATATATGGCTGTCCAGCAATTAgccttctttaaaagcaaatattttgaaattcaagGAAAGTTGATAGAGTAA
- the LOC115344170 gene encoding uncharacterized protein LOC115344170 isoform X2, with product MAGLTPPARQQPAGRRPRSRGRPGVGGLVPQPRGGTEHTLNPALSGATDRRWSVIPSVTDTVTVEETAACLNTNSKTASHVFCIGEEDGLMTTFTLTMGANVREKTARTLRSVISRTLAGYCHQLKSPFVKCTVKCYSNVLVSVLNHSDLRFAECCMIWYVQNVIRVSLFNSSLVHQQGSKLERGDSECYRNLTESVFGFILCSAVKLCLALELLIKCKLLSGVSSPSHQYMAVQQLAFFKSKYFEIQGKLIE from the exons ATGGCGGGGCTAACGCCGCCCGCCCGTCAGCAGCCGGCCGGGCGCCGGCCTCGGTCTCGGGGGCGTCCCGGGGTCGGCGGTCTCGTCCCTCAGCCGCGGG GTGGCACAGAGCACACGCTAAACCCCGCTCTGAGTGGAGCAACGGACCGGCGCTGGAGTGTGATACCTAGCGTGACCGATACCGTCACGGTGGAAGAAACTGCTGCTTGCTTaaatacaaacagcaaaactgcaagTCATGTGTTTTGCATCGGTGAAGAAGATGGTTTAATGACTACGTTCACGCTAACAATGGGAGCTAATGTTCGTGAGAAAACTGCACGTACGCTGCGAAGTGTAATTTCAAGGACATTAGCTGGCTACTGCCATCAATTAAAGAGCCCATTTGTCAAGTGCACTGTTAAATGCTATAGTAATGTGTTGGTATCGGTGTTAAATCATAGCGATTTGAGGTTTGCAGAGTGTTGTATGATATGGTATGTTCAAAATGTTATTAGAGTTTCATTGTTTAACTCCAGTCTGGTACATCAGCAAGGTAGTAAACTGGAAAGAGGAGACTCAGAATGTTACAGAAATCTCACAGAAAGTGtatttggctttattttgtgTTCTGCTGTTAAACTGTGCCTAGCGCTTGAGTTGTTAATCAAGTGCAAATTACTCTCAGGAgtctcttctccttctcatcAATATATGGCTGTCCAGCAATTAgccttctttaaaagcaaatattttgaaattcaagGAAAGTTGATAGAGTAA